The Leptospira sp. WS39.C2 genome contains a region encoding:
- a CDS encoding TAT-variant-translocated molybdopterin oxidoreductase, translated as MKDDSFQKEKKSLWQSYELRGTSREKELQKQEFYKSPDPLIAKIKKGDFDRKTFLKFMGASVVMTTVGCIQKPAEKIVPYVNLTIKNTDNNEVEQYDFVKHGHSYHYASVCGGCSVGCGVLVKAKDGRPLKLEGNPSHPISEGALCASGQASIFDLYDADRAKEPQQVVNGVAKSSDWFVLDKDVKEKLAANKGKTVIVTKPLSSPATKEFVSEFLRSVGGGKHLEVAFASSDDAITIAQEKSYGKAVLPNYHFDKAKVILSIDSDFLNQVNYHNDFSKRRDLQKNSKSFNAFIAAETHPSMTGSNADQRVPLKPGDQRKFALVIAKALSDLGVGGATGVSGINVDKTASELGISKEVVVRTAKALASAKGESLIIAGGSNTLTEDAVDLQIAVNMLNSMLGNDGKTIDAGNPLKEGKSNYAENLKSLAKDLKERKAGVVILFGVNPVYEAPNGDEWKKLLHEAAQVVQVSDRADETALASNWLAPVSHFLESWGDNESVAGIVSVQQPTIRPLFQSKAFEDMLIGWAGGKLLGSESLYEYLKTKYSKKTNWEDLLRKGVLVSGNPKADKGGRSFRGTIAPLSASKSGLTVSLYESTALGTGERANNSQLQELPDPVSKVTWDNYVAISPQYSRSSGIKLNDVVTVTVNGKSFELPALIQPGLHPEAVGIALGYGRTNVGEIGNGVGKNASLLATEVNGSTVYSGLSITLSPTGKKYKLATTQDHHMMSPGVMMGVEWKERPLIISAKLQDYTKNPSAGIPEPEIPKILIDGKLQRAQGANAPSDQPGSQFAYPGYKWGMAVDLTSCSGCGACVVACNIENNVPMVGRDEVRMGREMHWLRIDRYYIGDPEKPESLEIAHQPLMCQHCDNAPCETVCPVAATVHSSEGTNDMVYNRCVGTRYCSNNCPYKVRRFNWLEHWNEHSLLGDATPTFKARPPRNLGLNPDVTVRSRGVMEKCNFCASRVAEKKIAAKNEGRTLKDGEVKAACEQTCASGAIVFGNVNDPESKVAKLLKDPRSYKLLEYLNIGPAVSYLTRVRNEV; from the coding sequence ATGAAAGACGATAGTTTCCAAAAAGAAAAAAAATCACTTTGGCAGTCTTATGAACTTCGCGGTACTTCACGCGAAAAAGAACTCCAAAAACAAGAGTTCTACAAATCTCCAGACCCTTTGATTGCAAAAATCAAAAAAGGCGATTTTGATAGAAAAACATTCCTTAAGTTTATGGGTGCTTCAGTTGTGATGACAACTGTTGGTTGTATCCAAAAACCTGCTGAAAAAATAGTTCCTTATGTGAACCTTACCATTAAAAATACAGACAATAACGAAGTAGAACAATACGACTTCGTAAAACATGGACACTCTTACCACTATGCTTCGGTTTGTGGTGGTTGTTCTGTTGGTTGTGGGGTACTTGTAAAAGCAAAAGATGGTCGTCCTTTAAAACTCGAAGGAAATCCAAGCCATCCAATTTCAGAAGGTGCTTTATGTGCTTCTGGACAAGCTTCTATTTTTGATCTTTATGATGCAGACAGAGCAAAAGAACCACAACAAGTTGTGAATGGTGTCGCTAAGTCTAGCGATTGGTTTGTTCTTGATAAAGACGTAAAAGAAAAACTCGCAGCAAACAAAGGAAAGACGGTTATCGTTACAAAACCACTTTCTTCTCCTGCAACAAAAGAATTTGTTTCTGAGTTTTTACGTTCTGTTGGTGGTGGAAAACACTTAGAAGTTGCATTTGCTTCTTCTGATGATGCGATCACCATTGCGCAAGAAAAATCTTATGGAAAGGCAGTTCTTCCGAACTACCACTTTGACAAAGCAAAAGTAATCCTTTCTATCGATAGTGACTTCTTAAACCAAGTCAACTACCACAATGACTTTTCGAAACGAAGAGACTTACAAAAAAATTCTAAATCATTCAATGCGTTTATCGCAGCAGAAACTCACCCGTCTATGACTGGTTCGAATGCGGACCAAAGAGTTCCATTAAAACCAGGTGACCAAAGAAAGTTTGCCCTTGTGATTGCAAAGGCTCTCTCTGATTTGGGAGTGGGTGGGGCAACTGGAGTTTCTGGAATCAATGTAGACAAAACTGCATCTGAGCTTGGAATTTCTAAGGAAGTTGTAGTTCGAACAGCAAAGGCACTTGCATCTGCAAAAGGTGAGTCTCTTATCATCGCTGGTGGTTCCAATACTTTAACAGAAGATGCAGTGGATTTACAAATCGCTGTCAACATGTTAAACAGCATGCTTGGGAATGATGGAAAAACCATCGATGCTGGAAATCCTTTAAAAGAAGGAAAGTCCAACTACGCTGAAAACTTAAAATCTCTCGCAAAAGACTTAAAAGAAAGAAAGGCCGGTGTGGTCATTCTTTTTGGTGTAAACCCAGTTTACGAGGCGCCAAATGGAGATGAGTGGAAAAAACTCCTTCATGAAGCAGCACAAGTGGTTCAAGTTTCTGACCGTGCGGATGAAACAGCACTTGCATCGAACTGGCTTGCTCCAGTATCACACTTCCTTGAGTCTTGGGGAGATAACGAATCTGTAGCAGGAATTGTATCGGTACAACAACCAACAATCCGACCTCTTTTCCAATCCAAAGCATTTGAAGATATGCTCATTGGTTGGGCTGGTGGAAAGTTACTTGGTTCCGAGTCTCTTTACGAATACCTCAAAACAAAATATTCTAAAAAAACCAACTGGGAAGACTTACTCAGAAAAGGTGTCCTTGTTTCTGGAAATCCAAAAGCAGACAAGGGTGGTCGTTCTTTCCGAGGAACCATCGCACCTCTTTCAGCATCTAAGTCTGGTTTAACTGTTTCTCTCTACGAAAGCACAGCTCTCGGAACAGGAGAAAGAGCAAACAACTCCCAACTCCAAGAACTTCCAGATCCAGTATCAAAAGTCACTTGGGACAACTACGTTGCCATTAGCCCACAATACTCTCGTTCGTCGGGAATCAAACTCAATGATGTTGTGACAGTGACAGTAAACGGAAAGTCTTTTGAACTTCCAGCCCTGATCCAACCTGGCCTCCATCCAGAAGCAGTGGGAATTGCTCTTGGTTATGGAAGGACAAATGTTGGTGAGATCGGAAACGGTGTTGGTAAAAATGCAAGCCTCCTTGCCACAGAAGTAAACGGATCAACAGTTTACTCTGGTTTATCCATCACACTTTCTCCAACAGGGAAAAAATACAAACTCGCTACCACTCAGGACCACCACATGATGAGCCCTGGTGTGATGATGGGTGTGGAATGGAAAGAGAGACCTCTTATCATTTCTGCAAAACTACAAGACTATACTAAAAATCCAAGTGCAGGAATCCCTGAGCCTGAGATCCCAAAAATCTTAATCGATGGAAAACTACAAAGAGCACAGGGAGCAAACGCTCCTTCTGACCAACCAGGAAGTCAGTTTGCATACCCAGGATACAAATGGGGTATGGCAGTTGATTTAACTTCTTGTTCTGGTTGTGGTGCTTGTGTTGTTGCATGTAACATTGAAAACAACGTGCCAATGGTAGGACGTGACGAAGTGCGTATGGGTCGTGAGATGCATTGGCTTCGCATTGACCGTTACTATATCGGTGATCCTGAAAAACCAGAATCACTTGAAATTGCACACCAACCACTTATGTGCCAACATTGTGATAACGCTCCTTGTGAGACAGTTTGTCCAGTGGCTGCAACCGTTCACAGTTCGGAAGGAACCAACGATATGGTTTACAACCGTTGTGTGGGAACTCGTTACTGCTCGAACAACTGCCCTTACAAAGTGCGCCGTTTTAACTGGTTAGAACATTGGAATGAACACAGCTTACTTGGTGATGCGACTCCTACTTTTAAGGCTCGTCCTCCAAGAAACTTGGGCCTAAACCCAGATGTAACCGTTCGTTCTCGCGGGGTCATGGAAAAATGTAACTTCTGTGCTTCTCGTGTTGCTGAGAAAAAAATCGCAGCAAAAAACGAAGGACGAACTCTGAAAGATGGGGAAGTGAAAGCCGCTTGTGAACAAACATGTGCATCCGGTGCCATTGTGTTCGGTAATGTAAATGATCCTGAATCAAAAGTAGCGAAGCTCTTGAAAGACCCTAGGTCTTACAAACTTCTGGAATACCTAAACATCGGACCTGCCGTCAGTTATTTGACTCGAGTTCGAAACGAAGTTTAA
- the nrfD gene encoding NrfD/PsrC family molybdoenzyme membrane anchor subunit → MSLTQAVRDKLDIPDLVTGGKSLKDVTVDIAKPNEDFPTKLWWNTFLLVLTITLIDVAIIGYLFYEGLYLLGINNPVGWGFFVVNFVFWIGIGHAGTLISAVLYLFRQGWRTGINRAAEAMTIFAVLVAASNLILHVGRPWLGFWLFPYPNERGPLWVNFRSPLIWDTFAVSTYLSISMVFWYLGLIPDLATLRDRATETWRKNLYNVLAFGWVGSARAWSHLEIVSMILAALSTPLVLSVHTIVSFDFAVSILPGWHTTIFPPYFVAGAIFSGFAMVVTLMVIAREVFNLKNYITMKHLDNMNKIMMVTGLIVGLAYGTEFFIAWYSGNEYEVFAFWNRAFGPYGWAYFIMISCNVLSPQVFWFRKLRYNIPVMFVASLVVNVGMWFERFVIMMTLNRDFLPSSWAMYTPSLFDYAMLIGTFGIFFTLFLLWCRIMPVIAIAEVKTVMPQKEGAHH, encoded by the coding sequence ATGTCATTAACACAAGCAGTTAGAGATAAATTAGATATCCCCGACCTGGTAACAGGCGGGAAATCGCTTAAAGATGTAACCGTTGATATCGCAAAACCAAACGAAGATTTCCCAACCAAACTTTGGTGGAATACCTTCCTTTTGGTTTTGACGATCACCCTGATCGACGTAGCCATTATCGGTTATTTGTTTTACGAAGGTCTTTACTTACTTGGGATCAACAACCCAGTAGGTTGGGGATTTTTCGTCGTCAACTTCGTATTTTGGATTGGTATCGGTCACGCAGGAACATTGATTTCTGCGGTATTATACCTCTTCCGCCAAGGTTGGAGAACAGGGATTAACCGTGCCGCAGAAGCGATGACAATCTTTGCCGTACTTGTTGCCGCATCGAACCTCATCCTCCACGTAGGTCGCCCATGGCTCGGATTTTGGCTCTTTCCTTATCCAAACGAAAGAGGACCACTTTGGGTGAACTTCCGTTCCCCTCTGATTTGGGACACGTTTGCGGTATCCACCTACCTTTCCATTTCGATGGTATTCTGGTACTTGGGCCTCATTCCTGACCTTGCGACCCTTAGGGATCGTGCTACAGAAACTTGGAGAAAGAACTTATACAACGTTCTTGCTTTTGGTTGGGTTGGATCGGCGAGAGCTTGGTCTCATTTGGAAATCGTTTCCATGATCTTAGCGGCTCTTTCCACTCCACTCGTACTTTCGGTGCACACCATCGTATCCTTCGACTTCGCTGTTTCCATCCTTCCTGGTTGGCACACGACCATCTTCCCTCCATACTTCGTTGCCGGTGCGATTTTCTCCGGATTTGCGATGGTGGTAACCCTTATGGTCATTGCTCGTGAAGTGTTTAACTTAAAGAACTACATCACGATGAAACACTTGGACAACATGAACAAAATCATGATGGTCACAGGACTTATCGTGGGACTTGCGTATGGAACAGAGTTTTTCATCGCTTGGTATTCTGGTAACGAATACGAAGTATTTGCATTCTGGAACAGAGCTTTCGGACCTTATGGTTGGGCTTACTTCATTATGATTTCCTGTAACGTATTGTCGCCGCAAGTATTCTGGTTCCGCAAACTTCGTTACAACATCCCAGTGATGTTTGTTGCCTCCCTTGTGGTAAACGTGGGTATGTGGTTCGAACGATTTGTGATCATGATGACACTGAACCGTGACTTTTTACCATCCAGCTGGGCTATGTATACACCGTCTCTTTTCGATTACGCTATGTTAATCGGAACGTTCGGTATCTTCTTTACTCTCTTCCTTCTCTGGTGCCGAATTATGCCAGTGATTGCGATTGCAGAAGTAAAAACAGTGATGCCACAAAAAGAAGGAGCACACCACTAG
- a CDS encoding DUF3341 domain-containing protein, whose protein sequence is MYLPKLEQFHKYKEMDEGVLGIFDTPEAIMHAAEKTKEKDYIGFDCILPYPVHGIDEAMGTPRSGLPWVTFFAGIFGCTIGILFQYLTHAHDWPLNISGKSLNAWFAYVPIIFELTVFAAGIYTVAALCFLSGIPKATRRILHPDLTSHKFGLWIPKSAKGYNESDVVSFVKSIGGSEVTVVKPENQK, encoded by the coding sequence ATGTATCTTCCAAAATTAGAACAGTTTCATAAATACAAAGAAATGGATGAAGGAGTTCTCGGAATTTTCGATACTCCGGAAGCCATTATGCATGCTGCGGAAAAAACAAAGGAAAAAGATTACATCGGTTTTGATTGTATCCTTCCTTACCCAGTGCATGGAATAGATGAAGCCATGGGAACCCCAAGATCGGGTCTCCCTTGGGTCACTTTCTTTGCTGGGATTTTTGGATGCACAATTGGAATTTTATTCCAATACCTCACTCATGCACATGACTGGCCTCTCAATATCTCGGGAAAATCACTCAATGCATGGTTTGCTTATGTGCCGATCATCTTTGAATTAACTGTATTTGCCGCAGGGATTTATACAGTAGCTGCTTTATGTTTTTTAAGCGGTATTCCCAAGGCGACTCGTCGGATTCTGCACCCAGATTTGACGTCTCATAAATTCGGTCTTTGGATTCCAAAGTCTGCCAAAGGTTATAACGAATCCGATGTGGTTTCGTTTGTAAAAAGCATTGGCGGATCCGAAGTAACCGTAGTGAAACCGGAGAACCAAAAATGA
- a CDS encoding cytochrome c, which produces MKQNIFRVFALVALVFVTNCDYKTPVYEYFPNMYDSPARESQEDDSFASNGSASRIPPKGAIPVGYYPYPYATVAAPDLLTGPDKGLKNPIGKASLGDMMIGEKRFQTYCSPCHGVQGLGNGTVIGPAPKFEGPVPAIVSDNVRGWTDGQIYHIITMGRGRMGSYAYQIEPEDRWKLIAYIRKLQDYEVKNKKAN; this is translated from the coding sequence ATGAAACAAAACATCTTTCGAGTTTTTGCACTTGTGGCGTTAGTTTTTGTCACAAATTGCGATTATAAAACTCCCGTTTATGAATACTTTCCCAATATGTATGATTCTCCTGCAAGGGAATCACAAGAGGATGATTCTTTTGCATCTAACGGTTCCGCATCGCGAATCCCACCAAAAGGTGCGATTCCAGTAGGATACTACCCATATCCTTATGCAACCGTAGCAGCACCTGATTTACTCACTGGACCTGATAAAGGATTAAAAAATCCGATCGGAAAAGCGAGTTTAGGGGATATGATGATTGGAGAAAAACGTTTCCAAACCTACTGTTCTCCTTGCCACGGTGTACAAGGTTTAGGGAACGGAACTGTCATCGGACCTGCACCTAAATTTGAAGGTCCAGTTCCTGCCATTGTCTCAGATAATGTGAGAGGTTGGACTGATGGTCAAATTTACCACATCATCACAATGGGTCGGGGCCGAATGGGAAGTTATGCATACCAAATCGAGCCAGAAGACAGATGGAAGCTCATCGCTTACATCCGCAAACTTCAAGACTATGAAGTGAAAAATAAAAAGGCGAACTAG
- a CDS encoding SH3 domain-containing protein, whose translation MKLKLVVLLIVGMSFTACSKNAEVTWHKNCDAKTNKASLDFTVPLYSEPDSNSKVVEFVPAGTVVKVFDARNHNVWAPKYFIKVQTAKFDGYMSPRCLVVGQDPANSVWRYSKGLVTDSKPFYDPSDKAHYPRGTEYSNLKELSKEKIPLSELTKGLEEETYVNKNMLKQN comes from the coding sequence TTGAAACTGAAATTAGTAGTACTCTTGATCGTTGGAATGAGCTTCACCGCTTGTTCCAAAAACGCAGAAGTGACTTGGCATAAAAATTGTGATGCCAAAACCAACAAAGCAAGTTTGGATTTTACTGTTCCTTTGTATTCAGAACCAGATTCTAATTCCAAGGTGGTAGAATTTGTTCCCGCTGGAACTGTTGTAAAAGTATTTGATGCTCGTAACCACAACGTATGGGCGCCAAAATACTTTATCAAAGTGCAAACTGCAAAATTCGATGGTTATATGAGCCCAAGATGTCTTGTAGTAGGACAAGATCCTGCAAATAGTGTTTGGAGATACTCCAAAGGACTCGTTACTGATTCAAAACCTTTTTATGATCCAAGTGATAAAGCTCACTACCCACGTGGAACGGAATACAGTAACTTGAAGGAACTTTCCAAAGAAAAAATTCCTCTTTCTGAACTTACAAAAGGTTTAGAAGAAGAAACTTATGTGAACAAAAACATGTTAAAACAAAACTAA
- a CDS encoding MarR family winged helix-turn-helix transcriptional regulator: MELEIFKKTTRQYFETALFMHESIAAHVGLSGTDHKFLGYLLENGEMTAGELAKISGLTTGAITGVIDRLEKSKLVKRKFLQTDRRKVFIVPNLEKANQLFSPIFKKLQKETDQLISSFSSRELEAVHRYFESAIKIMDKVSKNLKDTKGI; this comes from the coding sequence ATGGAATTAGAAATTTTTAAAAAAACGACGCGTCAGTATTTCGAAACAGCCCTTTTTATGCATGAATCGATCGCAGCGCATGTTGGGCTTTCAGGCACAGATCATAAATTTTTAGGATACCTTCTAGAAAATGGTGAGATGACTGCGGGGGAACTGGCAAAAATATCCGGGCTTACTACTGGTGCGATCACTGGAGTCATTGATCGATTGGAGAAGAGTAAACTCGTTAAAAGGAAATTTTTACAAACGGATAGACGGAAGGTTTTCATAGTTCCAAATTTGGAGAAGGCAAACCAACTGTTTTCACCAATCTTTAAAAAATTACAAAAAGAAACGGACCAATTGATTTCTAGTTTTTCAAGTCGTGAGTTAGAAGCAGTCCATCGTTATTTTGAATCTGCGATCAAAATAATGGATAAAGTTTCAAAAAATTTAAAGGATACGAAGGGGATATGA
- a CDS encoding DoxX family protein — MNEINQSPTYLWVGRILSGLVIAFLLFDAGGKLAKIDPVLKSMEELGLPAQSAMTIGVILLVITVMYAIPQTAALGALLLTGYLGGAVAIHVRVENPLFSHTLFPVYIGILLWASLALRNPKVKDLFWNF; from the coding sequence ATGAACGAAATAAACCAATCCCCAACCTACCTTTGGGTGGGACGTATTCTAAGTGGCCTAGTAATCGCATTTTTACTCTTCGATGCAGGTGGAAAATTAGCTAAGATTGATCCAGTGTTAAAAAGTATGGAAGAACTGGGACTACCTGCCCAAAGTGCAATGACCATTGGAGTCATTCTTCTCGTGATCACTGTTATGTATGCCATACCGCAAACTGCCGCACTCGGAGCTCTTTTGCTCACTGGATATTTAGGTGGTGCTGTTGCCATTCACGTTCGTGTGGAAAATCCACTTTTTAGCCACACCTTATTCCCCGTTTATATTGGAATTCTCCTTTGGGCAAGCCTTGCCTTACGTAACCCAAAAGTAAAAGATCTATTCTGGAATTTCTAA
- a CDS encoding TetR/AcrR family transcriptional regulator has translation MGKQEETRKLIIESAFALIYQNGFQGVGVREIAEKANLTIGAFFYHFPTKNHVGYAIIDEFLSKGILDRWISPLENFDDPLEGIIQTFKKTFEEWPDEFVSRGCPLNNLGQEMSAIDPEFQRKTKELLSAWIQKSKLFLDKAKKKKILKAKTDTLKLAEFIVTFQEATFAMGKVMNDRSVYDSLYLSFRDHLKSHYN, from the coding sequence ATGGGTAAACAAGAAGAAACTCGTAAATTGATCATTGAATCTGCTTTTGCACTGATTTACCAAAACGGATTTCAGGGCGTGGGTGTGCGGGAGATCGCAGAGAAAGCAAATTTAACCATAGGTGCCTTTTTTTACCACTTTCCAACGAAAAATCATGTAGGTTATGCCATCATCGATGAGTTTTTATCCAAAGGAATTTTAGACCGTTGGATATCACCATTGGAAAACTTTGATGACCCATTGGAAGGAATCATCCAAACCTTTAAAAAAACGTTTGAGGAATGGCCAGATGAATTTGTTTCAAGAGGTTGTCCCCTCAATAACTTGGGCCAAGAAATGTCTGCAATTGATCCTGAATTCCAAAGAAAAACAAAGGAACTTTTGTCGGCTTGGATCCAGAAGTCAAAACTTTTCCTGGATAAAGCTAAAAAGAAAAAGATCCTAAAAGCAAAAACAGACACATTAAAACTAGCAGAATTCATTGTTACCTTCCAGGAGGCAACCTTCGCGATGGGTAAAGTCATGAATGACCGAAGTGTTTATGATTCTTTGTATCTTTCCTTTCGAGACCATTTGAAGAGTCATTACAATTGA
- a CDS encoding adenylate/guanylate cyclase domain-containing protein, whose translation MGQKRTIATSASEERLEKLLEERLTEGSNHEILDKRIWDLFGETWCVMFTDLSGFSRGVAKFGIIHFLQTIYESQRILIPVLDEFDGILMKDEGDSLMVLFRNTNKAIQCAIQMQKACKRYNEGRIAEEQILLCVGLGYGKILKIGDTDVFGSEVNAASKLGEDTAKAWEILVTSAVKENADDTTDFDFEPIKEIPPGSDGAFKLLYTLDEPKWVVL comes from the coding sequence ATGGGTCAAAAACGCACCATTGCTACATCCGCTTCCGAAGAAAGATTGGAAAAACTTTTAGAAGAACGACTCACTGAAGGTTCGAATCATGAGATCCTCGACAAACGAATTTGGGATTTATTTGGAGAAACATGGTGTGTGATGTTTACGGACCTTTCTGGTTTTTCAAGAGGTGTTGCTAAATTTGGAATCATCCATTTTTTACAGACCATCTATGAATCACAACGCATCCTCATCCCCGTATTAGATGAGTTTGACGGGATCCTAATGAAAGATGAAGGGGATAGTCTTATGGTTTTATTTCGGAATACCAATAAAGCCATCCAATGTGCCATCCAAATGCAAAAAGCCTGTAAACGTTACAATGAAGGACGAATCGCTGAAGAGCAAATTTTACTTTGTGTCGGCCTTGGGTATGGCAAAATTCTAAAAATTGGGGATACAGACGTATTTGGATCTGAAGTAAATGCTGCTTCCAAATTGGGAGAAGATACGGCCAAAGCTTGGGAGATCCTTGTGACAAGTGCTGTGAAAGAAAATGCAGATGATACAACTGACTTTGATTTTGAACCAATCAAAGAAATTCCACCAGGATCTGATGGTGCTTTTAAGCTTCTATATACTCTCGATGAGCCAAAGTGGGTGGTTTTGTAA
- a CDS encoding AAA domain-containing protein, with protein MGRAIKQTFGSLEEELNFVEQVLTKEREEERNLFLEKDSESQTIKVATFVDLRFVVGNTWRAEFQVNLSNKAKLWIKPGVPVLLQNQTESIYGNVYQWNETKLIIQVRGDYEWEGDEFQISKWFPESTYDLYNEIIRKVRETKETDSYQKLKWILGYSLGDKPTPPKKITDLPAIERIFSISDYGMVFGPPGTGKTTLLMQVVLDIQKKKESVLTLCPTNFACDYIVELAIQKGIRVIRLGNSTKIKTNVLPYHLDHLIQTHPDQKQIQTWQTELQALQKKINSWKRNFGKEEREERNQLRKEAKFLLKTIRDAENNIRTRILDSSELIVSTFAGFGNEFKKGRSFDYVFVDEATQSMDPGCYMAIFSGKKTFFFGDPKQLGVNYSHKEHESIPSFLEKAITNDTGERTIFLDKQFRMKPEILGFPNETYYENKLFTHPNLIHHSIKEISEIFGSDVSLLWVDTAGSDSQEETDGEELSFYNDTEISLIETFMEKGLPKESTTIISPYRGQVERLLQKASGRYYTQTIDSFQGRESEIVILSLVRSNPNGEIGFLMNPKRLNVALTRAKSHLILVGDSATLCGHKEFQDLYNYVETYGEIRSIYEFME; from the coding sequence ATGGGAAGAGCCATAAAACAAACGTTTGGTTCGTTAGAAGAAGAATTAAATTTTGTAGAACAAGTTTTAACGAAGGAACGTGAGGAAGAACGAAATCTATTTTTAGAAAAGGATTCAGAATCCCAAACAATTAAAGTAGCAACATTTGTTGATCTTCGGTTTGTTGTCGGAAATACTTGGAGAGCAGAATTCCAAGTGAATCTTTCTAACAAAGCAAAACTTTGGATTAAACCAGGTGTACCTGTACTATTACAAAACCAAACAGAATCCATTTATGGAAATGTATACCAATGGAATGAAACAAAACTTATCATTCAGGTCCGAGGGGATTATGAATGGGAAGGAGATGAATTCCAAATATCGAAATGGTTTCCTGAATCCACTTATGATTTATACAATGAAATCATTCGTAAAGTGAGAGAAACAAAAGAAACCGATTCCTACCAAAAACTAAAATGGATTTTGGGTTATAGTTTAGGTGATAAACCAACCCCACCCAAAAAAATAACGGATCTCCCTGCTATTGAAAGGATTTTTTCCATTTCCGATTATGGGATGGTATTTGGCCCACCTGGCACGGGAAAAACCACCTTACTCATGCAAGTTGTTCTCGACATCCAAAAGAAAAAGGAATCTGTTTTAACACTTTGTCCTACCAATTTTGCCTGCGATTATATTGTGGAACTTGCCATCCAAAAAGGAATCCGTGTGATCCGTCTAGGCAATTCGACTAAAATCAAAACGAATGTCCTTCCCTACCACCTAGACCATCTCATCCAAACCCATCCCGATCAAAAACAAATCCAAACTTGGCAAACGGAACTACAGGCGCTCCAAAAAAAAATCAATTCTTGGAAACGAAACTTCGGTAAAGAAGAAAGGGAAGAACGAAACCAATTACGAAAAGAAGCAAAGTTTTTATTAAAAACCATTCGTGATGCAGAAAACAATATTCGCACAAGAATTCTCGATTCAAGTGAACTCATCGTTTCCACCTTTGCAGGTTTTGGAAACGAATTTAAAAAAGGTAGGAGCTTTGATTATGTATTTGTGGATGAAGCCACTCAAAGTATGGACCCAGGCTGTTATATGGCGATTTTTTCAGGTAAAAAAACATTCTTTTTTGGGGATCCAAAACAACTTGGTGTGAACTATTCTCACAAAGAACACGAATCCATTCCCAGTTTTTTAGAAAAGGCAATAACAAACGATACGGGAGAACGTACCATATTTTTAGACAAACAATTTCGAATGAAACCAGAAATCTTAGGTTTTCCCAATGAAACGTATTATGAAAACAAATTGTTCACCCATCCCAATCTAATCCATCACTCCATAAAAGAAATCTCAGAAATATTTGGTTCCGATGTAAGTTTACTTTGGGTTGATACAGCTGGCAGTGATAGCCAAGAAGAAACTGATGGAGAAGAACTTAGTTTTTATAATGATACAGAAATATCACTTATCGAAACTTTTATGGAAAAAGGATTACCGAAAGAATCCACAACAATTATTTCGCCTTACAGAGGTCAAGTGGAACGTCTCTTACAAAAAGCTTCTGGACGTTATTACACTCAAACCATCGATTCTTTCCAAGGGAGAGAATCTGAAATTGTAATCCTTAGTTTGGTTCGGTCAAATCCAAATGGCGAAATTGGTTTTTTAATGAATCCAAAACGTTTGAATGTGGCTCTCACACGAGCCAAGTCTCATTTGATACTCGTTGGAGATTCTGCAACTCTTTGTGGGCATAAAGAATTCCAAGACTTATACAATTACGTCGAAACTTATGGAGAAATCCGATCCATCTATGAGTTTATGGAATAA